AAATAGTGAGGTAGAAAACGCCATCTGACCAAACACCGTTGGGCCAAAAGACTTCGCCACGTAAGACGTCACAAAAATGACGCCAAAAACGGAGATGATCTTCTCAGACATCATCCAGGCGGCATTAGACATTACGCTCAATTTCATCGACTCTTCCTTAGTATTACTCAACTACAACCGCTTCGGTACAACATCCCTGTAACGAATTAATAAGCGCTCAGTGGGCCTGGCGAAAATGTAAGACTTCAGACCAAGCTGGTCCGAAAATTGAGATGCAAATCATAATCCGGAGAGTGAATTCAGGATAATTCTTATTATAAATGGCGCGAATCACTTCAAATGGAAACGATTTCAGGCTGAAAATAAAACAACCTCAAAGCGCCCTACCGGCATATTAATCACGTCGGTCAGGCTAAATATCCAGTGTACGGCGTATTTTTTCGTATTTTGGATGCGATGAATTTATAACAAAAATCCCCCTCCAGGAAGGCACGCCCCCCTGATAAGAATAAAATAAGATTTATCCCATGATGATATTTCTTCTAAATATCTTAATTTAGGCTTCGCAATTCAATTCGCGCACTTTAATACTGCCTTAATAAAATCTTACAGTGCCAGAAATTATTAAAGTCATTCTCATCCATTAATCGATAAGAAAGGTAAGAGCATTTATGAGAAAGTCACGATACAGCGAAGATCAAATCACAAATGCCATTAAAGCTTCTGAATCGGGCGTGAAAGTCAGAGAGATCTGTGAAGAGTTAGGCATCTCTGAAGCCACGTTCTATAGCTGGAAGAAGAAGTTTTCTGGGTTGTCTTCGGAAGAAGGCAGAAAAATCAAGGAGCTGGAAGAAAAACTGCAAAACATCACGCGTGAGTTGCAGACGCTCAACTCGGATAAAGAGATGCTGCAGAGCGTTCTGAAGCACTTCTTTACCACTAATGAAAAACGTCAGGCTGTAGATTTCCTGCAGACTACATTCGACATCGGTACCCGTCGCAGCTGCCGCTTATTAGATATCAGCCGCAGCGTATACCATTATCCGTCAGGCACGGAGAACCGCTAAACCCAATGCTACCGCGCTTTTTAGACTTAACGCTGAGATTTGTTCTTACCAGAAGAGATGAAGATCATTTAACAGGACAATTGCGGCACCCTTTTCCGCTCCATTTATAACTAATGAATGGCTTCACGGCTAAGCTTCTTTTTTTGCGGTAAAATTGATTCACAACAGCAAAAGTCTCGCATTCTACGGCTATTCTTCCCCTCCCAATCTCGTTTACGCGGGATTGGGCCCTCCATTTTATACGTAAGCCCAGCTAATCCTCGGAACTAATTCCCTTCAATTCTATTAAGCCAATTTAAACATCGCACAAAAAATAACCACACCTTTTTTAAGTTAATAGTGGCACTAACTCAAATTTTGCGGCTGCGTTTTAATTCCGGGTGATGGGTTTATTGCATTAACTTACTCCAGGATTAATCCGGGATAAATAGTTTATTACTCCTTATCACTAACGTTAAGTGTCTATCTTTTCACTCTCTTCATTGCGCATCATTGATGCCAGACATTAATCTTTAATTAATAACGCAGCGGCGGACTTTTCTTACTCATTTATCACTGAGTGAAGTTAATAGTGGTTTCTGGCCTCTCTTTCTCAGGGCCATATCGCAATAAATAGCCGCTGATAAAAGCGTAACGTCCATAATGCTGCGCTATTTTTCCTGATTAATGACCGATATCTGAGCAGTACTCCCTTTCCAGGACGGCAAATGGCTGTGCGCAACAGCCCCTGAGTGCCGTTTTTTAACTGAAGAACGGGGGATGAGAGAGGGAGTTGGGGGGAACGGGACAATCACGCAGCGGTATGAAATCGATTTCGCGCCATAAATCTGCCGGAGAGCGAGCAAATCGGGATAGGGTTTAATCTTAAAAAGCCGCGTGGCGGGGTTTCCACGCGGCAGAACAGTGTGGGGGATTTCGCGGTTTACGGGTTTAGTGAGACCACGAGAGGTTGGGGTTTGATACGCATTGCCCACAGGACACCGGCCATCAGACACACAATACCCGTCACGGTGAGCAGCGGAGGCCAGCTTTGATACCAGAGAAAAGTCCACAACAGGCCAAACAGAATCTCGAAAACGATGAGCGGCCCCATCAGTACAGTAGGCAGGCGCTGACTGGCAGCGTTCCAGCATAAGGTGCCCAGCCAGGAACAGAGCAGGCCAATCGTCAGCATCAGGGAGATAAATACCGTGGGACGCGGCCCAAACGGCAGCGAAAAATCGGGCTGCTGCCAGGCGAGCTGCACACTGACCAGCGCATACATGATCAGCGCCATCGGCAGCGTCACCAGGCCCTGCGCGGTGGCCCAGGTCGAAGGACGCAGGTCGGGATGGGTCCGCAGCCAGCGGGCATTGCGCAGCGGATACCAGGTCCAGCAGACCACGGCTAACAGTGCCAGCACGATACCCGTCAGATAACGGCTGAGATCCAGCGTGCCGCCCTGACTCTGAAGTTCCTCCGCATTCACGCAGAGTAGTCCGGCCGCCATCATGACCAGGGCCGGAAACAGCCGCCGCCATGGCAGCCGTCCTTCAAGATGGCCGTAACAGAGATTAGCGGTCACGGCGATCACCACCGGCAGCGTACCGATGATCATAGTGGAGACCGGCCCACCGGTGCGCTGAATGGCGTTCGCCAGAAATGCATAATAGAGGAGGTTCCCCACCAGCGAGAGCTTCACCGCCTCACGCCAGTCAGCCCGCCCCAGCTTGCGCAGGTGACGACGGCCGTGCCAGGCCAGCGGCAGCGCAATCAGTCCAAACGCCACATAGCGTCCCGCCGATTGCAGCGCACCGGGATAGTCAGGCACCAGCAGTGGCCCGACAAAGATCAGCCCCCACATCAGCCCGGCTGTGATGGCAAACATAACACCCGCAAACATGATTTCTTCCTTATATAGCGTTTTGGCAGAGCAGAGTGTGGCGGGTTCGGGCGGGAATTGCTTGTAGCAGATTGCGGTGGTCTCAGGGCTGGTGAACCTGCTTTTGATAGCGGCCCGGCGTGATGCCATAACGGTTTGCAAAAGCGCGGGTGAGATGGGCCTGATCGGTTAATCCCACTGCCGCCGCAACGCTGGCGGCCGCTTCCCCCTGCGCCAGCCTTTGCTTGGCGTCATAGAGCCGGAAAGCCATCAGCATCTGATGCGGCGTAACGTGATAGTGCTGGCGAAAGGCGCGTAAGAAATGCCACGGCGATAACGATGCCAGGGCCGCCAGCTCTTCCAGCCGCACCGGTTCTGCGAGGTTGGCACGCAGATAATCTCTCACCTGATCAAAACGATGACGGGCATCGGGTCTGCCCTGTGAAGACATACGAGCCAGCGGCCGGATCTGCAGCAGCAGTTCAGCGATCAGGCTCTGGCGTGCCAGTTCAGACTCCGCCTGCCAGAGTGCACCCAGCAGGCGGGAGAGCGGCTGGGCCACGCGCGGATCGGTCAGCAGCGCCTCATTAAACCACCAGCCGCAATCGCCGGTGAGTTCATCCATCAGCTGCGGCTGAATGTAGATCATCTGGTAGCGCCAGCCCTCCTCGCACGCTGACTCACCGGTATGCAGCTCATCCGGATTCATCATGACCAGCGAGTTCTCCGGCGCAGTATATTCGGTGCCGCGATAGCGAAAGCGCTGCGCGCCGGCTTCGATTGTGCCGATTCCAAAGGCTTCATGAGTATGGGGTTCAAAGGCATAGCGGGAGATGTGGGCCTGATAGAGTTCCACACCGGGCAGCTCAGCGAGTTGCTGAAACCGGGCGCGGTCTTTCTCACAGGGGAAACTAGCCGGAACACCTTCCACTTCTCTCTCCTTATTTAACCAGTCTGTTTAGCATGCCTGCGACCGGGGTGAAAATGCAAAAGATTGCTATCCGTATCGCCGCAGGTAACACTGTTTTTTTCAGACCGGAAGGGATTAAGCATGGCACAGCGGGTAGTCGTGGTTATTGATATGCAGAACGGGGTTTTCAGCACGCCGCGTTTCGACAGAGCAGGACGGAGTGCACAGATTAACCGGCTGACCGAACGCGCCGATATCACACTCTTTATTCAGCACCGCGAAGGCGCGATGTGCGAGGGCAGTGAGGCTTTTGATCTGCTGCCGGAAATCACTCAGCCTGAGGGCGCCCACTACGTCACTAAAACCGCCTGCGACAGCTTCTGGCAAACTGAGCTGGCCGCGCTGTTAAAGCGGCTGGAGATTCAAGAATTTGTAGTGTGCGGCTGTGCCACCGACTACTGCCTGGATACCACCATAAAAGTCGGGGCCAGTGCGGGCTATGCCATTACCGTTGCCGCCGATGCGCATACCACGGCAGATCGCCGCTGGGTCAGCGCCGAAGCGCTGATTAACCAGCACAATGAGGTCTGGTCCTCCTTGTCGATTCCCGGCAACGTGCCGCGCGTACTGAGCACAGACGAGATTGTGGCGGAATGGTCGTAACAGGCCGTAAAAGCCGCGCATAAAAAAGCCCGCATAAGCGGGCTTTTTTGCACTCTCTGACCAGCGGAATCAGAATGGAATATCGTCGTCGAAATCCATTGGTGGTTCGTTGTTGTTGCTGGCCGGCGCGCTCTGTGGCTGCTGCTGCGGACGAGACTGCGCGCCGCCACTGAACTGGTTGTTGTTGCCCTGCGGCTGCTGCGGCTGACCCCAGCCATTGTTGTTGCCGCCGCCCTGCGCGCCGCCACCTGCTGGCGCGTTACCGCCCTGCTGACGGCCACCCAGCATCTGCATGGTGCCGCCAACGTTAACCACGACTTCGGTGGTGTAACGTTCCTGACCGCCCTGATCCTGCCATTTACGGGTACGCAGCTGGCCTTCGATGTAGACCTGCGAGCCTTTTTTCAGGTATTCGCCTGCGACTTCAGCCAGTTTGCCAAACAGCACCACACGGTGCCACTCAGTGATCTCTTTGTTTTCACCGGTCTGCTTGTCGCGCCAGCTTTCAGAAGTAGCCAGCGTAATGTTGGCAACAGCGCCACCATTTGGCATGTAACGTACTTCCGGATCCTGACCCAGATTCCCGACAAGAATCACTTTGTTAACGCCACGACTGGCCATGTTGCTGTCTCCCGATGAGTTAATGCATACAGTCTAATCCATCAATTCTAACACGTCCTGCGGTCTGTTTCCCACTTTCGAGCGGGGTTCCGGTTTTAATCCTCTGCGCGTCCGAGCCAGAGAGTACTGGATATTTATTCAGTCTATTTTTTGTGCCATAATGACACGTTTATTCTGGCCGTGTCGGCAAGGCGCGGTGAGTGCTGCTAATCCGGGAAAGGTGAATGGATAAGATCGAAGTTCGTGGTGCCCGCACCCATAATTTGAAAAACATCAACCTGACCATCCCACGCGACAAACTCATTGTGGTGACCGGCCTGTCAGGTTCAGGTAAATCCTCACTGGCGTTTGATACGCTGTATGCGGAAGGTCAGCGCCGCTATGTAGAGTCGCTCTCTGCGTATGCGCGCCAGTTTCTTTCGTTAATGGAGAAGCCGGACGTCGATCATATCGAAGGTTTGTCGCCCGCCATTTCCATCGAACAGAAATCCACCTCGCACAACCCACGTTCGACCGTGGGAACCATCACTGAGATCCACGATTATCTGCGTCTGCTGTTTGCCCGCGTCGGCGAACCGCGCTGCCCGGATCATGATGTGCCGCTGGCGGCGCAGACCGTGAGCCAGATGGTGGATCAGGTGCTTTCCCAGCCGGAAGGCCGTCGCCTGATGCTGCTGGCTCCGGTGGTGAAAGATCGTAAGGGTGAGCACACTAAGACGCTGGAGAATCTGGCGACGCAGGGCTATATCCGTGCGCGTATCGATGGCGAAGTGTGTGACCTCTCCGATCCGCCGAAGCTTGAGCTGCAGAAGAAGCACACCATAGAAGTGGTTATTGACCGCTTTAAAGTGCGTGACGATCTGGCGACCCGTCTGGCGGAGTCGTTTGAAACCACGCTGGAGCTTTCCGGCGGTACAGCGATCGTGGCGGACATGGATGACAGCGCGGCAGAAGAGCTGCTCTTCTCGGCTAACTTCGCCTGCCCGGTCTGTGGTTACAGCATGAGCGAGCTGGAGCCGCGCCTGTTCTCGTTTAACAACCCGGCGGGTGCCTGTCCAACCTGCGACGGCCTGGGCGTACAGCAATATTTCGATCCTGACCGCGTGGTGCAGAATCCCGAGCTCTCGCTGGCGGGCGGGGCAATCCGTGGCTGGGATCGCCGCAATTTCTACTACTTCCAGATGCTGCGTTCGCTGGCGGAACACCTCGATTTTGATATCGAAGCGTCGTTCGGCAGCCTGCCAGAAAACGTGCAGAAAGTGATTCTGTACGGTTCAGGCAAAGAGAGCATCGAATTCAAGTACATCAACGATCGCGGCGATACGTCGGTTCGCCGTCATCCGTTTGAAGGCGTGCTCAACAACATGGAGCGCCGCTACAAAGAGACGGAATCCTCAGCGGTACGCGAAGAGCTGGCGAAATTTATCAGCAACCGCGCCTGTGCCAGCTGTGAAGGCACCCGTCTGCGTCGTGAAGCGCGCCACGTCTTCGTGGAGAACACCACGCTGCCGGCCATCTCCGAGATGAGCATCGGCCATGCGATGTCCTTCTTTGAAAACATGAAACTCAGCGGCCAGCGTGCGCAGATCGCCGAGAAGATTTTGAAAGAGATCGGCGAACGCCTGAGCTTCCTGGTCAACGTCGGCCTGAACTACCTGTCGATGTCACGTTCAGCCGAGACCCTGTCCGGCGGTGAAGCACAGCGTATCCGTCTGGCCAGCCAGATCGGTGCCGGTCTGGTCGGCGTGATGTATGTGCTGGATGAGCCTTCAATCGGCCTGCACCAGCGCGACAATGAACGTCTGCTTGGCACCCTGATTCATCTGCGTGACCTGGGTAATACCGTAATCGTGGTTGAGCATGATGAAGATGCGATTCGTGCCGCTGACCATGTGATCGACATCGGTCCGGGTGCCGGTGTGCATGGCGGACAGGTGGTTGCTGAAGGGACTGTTGATCAGATTATGGCGGAAGACGCGTCACTGACCGGCCAGTTCCTGAGCGGCAAGCGCGGCATTGTGGTGCCAGAGGAACGCGTTAAAGGCGATCCGGCCAAAGTGCTGAAGATTACCGGCGCACGCGGCAACAACCTCAAGGATGTTACGCTGACGCTGCCGGTCGGGCTGTTCACCTGTATTACCGGTGTTTCCGGCTCGGGCAAATCGACGCTGATCAACGATACGCTGTTCCCGATTGCCCAGCGGGCACTGAACGGTGCGACCATCGCCGAACCGGCACCTTACCGTGACGTGGCGGGACTGGAGCACTTCGACAAAGTGATCGACATCGACCAGAGTCCGATTGGTCGTACACCACGCTCCAACCCGGCCACCTACACCGGCATCTTCACCCCGGTGCGTGAGCTGTTTGCGGGCGTGCCGGAAGCGCGTTCGCGCGGCTACAATCCGGGTCGCTTCAGCTTTAACGTGCGTGGCGGACGCTGTGAAGCCTGTCAGGGCGATGGCGTCCTGAAAGTCGAGATGCACTTCCTGCCGGACATTTATGTCCCGTGTGACCAGTGCAAAGGCAAACGCTATAACCGTGAAACGCTGGAAGTGAAGTACAAAGGCAAGAGCATTCACGAAGTGCTGGAGATGACTATCGAAGAGGCGCGTGAGTTCTTCGATGCGGTGCCAGCGCTGGCGCGTAAGCTGCAGACGCTGATTGATGTGGGTCTCACCTACATCCGCCTCGGTCAGTCCGCCACCACCCTTTCCGGCGGTGAAGCCCAGCGAGTGAAGCTGGCGCGTGAACTGTCGAAGCGTGGTACCGGCCAGACGCTCTATATTCTGGATGAGCCGACCACCGGCCTGCACTTTGCCGATATCCAGCAGCTGCTGGAAGTCCTGCATAAGCTGCGCGATCAGGGCAACACCATCGTGGTGATTGAGCACAACCTGGATGTGGTGAAAACCGCAGACTGGATTGTCGATCTCGGTCCGGAAGGCGGCAGCGGCGGCGGTGAAATCCTGGTGGCGGGTACGCCAGAAACCGTGGCGGACTGTGAGAAATCACATACCGCGCGCTTCCTGAAGCCTCTGTTACAGAAGTAATTCTTTCAGGCCCGCTGCGTGCGGGCCTTTTACTTTCCCCTGCCGATTCAGCCAGAAAAATGCAGAATCAGGCAAGATTCAGACATGTATAGGCATATACGCTTTTCCCCTTGCTGACTATCCTTAAGCGGTTCCTCTTTGGCACGCCCCTGGCGTCGCCCTGTTTTCGCAGCACATCAACGCTGCTGCACATCATCGAATAACACTCACGACACATCGAAACTGGAGACACCATGAATATTACGCATGCGTATGCTGCTCAGGATGCAAAATCCAAACTGGCACCGTTCGATTTTAAGCCGCGTGAGCTGCGCGCCCATGACGTTCAGCTTGAAGTGCTGTTCTGTGGCGTTTGCCACTCAGACCTGCACCAGGCCCGTAATGAGTGGAAAAACACCATTTTCCCTGTGGTGCCGGGTCATGAAATCGTCGGTCGCGTGACCGCCGTTGGCCCGCAGACGCAGAAATATAAAGTCGGCGATCTGGTCGGCGTGGGCTGCATGGTCGATTCGTGCCGCAGCTGTCCGAGCTGTCAGCAGGGTCTGGAGCAGTACTGCGAAAACGGTTTTGTCGGCACCTATAACGGTGAAGATCGCGAAACCGGCGCCATTACCTACGGCGGTTACTCAACGTCGATGGTGGTTGATGAGGGCTTTGTGCTGCGCATTCCGGAGAACCTGGAACTGGCAGGCGTTGCCCCACTGCTGTGTGCCGGTATCACCACCTACTCACCACTGCGTCACTGGAATGTCGGTCCTGGCAAGAAAGTGGGTATCGTAGGCTTAGGCGGCCTGGGCCATATGGGCGTGAAGATTGCGCATGCCATGGGCGCGCATGTGGTGCTGTTCACCACCTCGCCGTCCAAAATTGAAGATGGCAAACGTCTGGGTGCCGATGAAGTCGTGATCTCCAAAGATCCGGAGCAGATGGCGCAGCACGCGAACAGCTTTGACTTCATCCTGAACACCGTCGCGGCTCAGCACGATCTCAACCCGTTCATTACCCTGCTGAAGCTGGATGGCAACATGACGCTGGTTGGTGCTCCGGAGCACGATCACCCGGCACCGCAGGTGTTTAACCTGATCTTCAAGCGTCGCAGCATCGCCGGTTCACTGATTGGCGGCATCGCAGAAACCCAGGAGATGCTCGATTTCTGTGGTGAGCACGGCATCACGTCAGACATCGAACTGATCGCGATGGATCAGATTAACGAAGCCTATGAGCGC
This genomic window from Pantoea sp. Lij88 contains:
- a CDS encoding AraC family transcriptional regulator, translating into MEGVPASFPCEKDRARFQQLAELPGVELYQAHISRYAFEPHTHEAFGIGTIEAGAQRFRYRGTEYTAPENSLVMMNPDELHTGESACEEGWRYQMIYIQPQLMDELTGDCGWWFNEALLTDPRVAQPLSRLLGALWQAESELARQSLIAELLLQIRPLARMSSQGRPDARHRFDQVRDYLRANLAEPVRLEELAALASLSPWHFLRAFRQHYHVTPHQMLMAFRLYDAKQRLAQGEAAASVAAAVGLTDQAHLTRAFANRYGITPGRYQKQVHQP
- a CDS encoding NAD(P)-dependent alcohol dehydrogenase, whose amino-acid sequence is MNITHAYAAQDAKSKLAPFDFKPRELRAHDVQLEVLFCGVCHSDLHQARNEWKNTIFPVVPGHEIVGRVTAVGPQTQKYKVGDLVGVGCMVDSCRSCPSCQQGLEQYCENGFVGTYNGEDRETGAITYGGYSTSMVVDEGFVLRIPENLELAGVAPLLCAGITTYSPLRHWNVGPGKKVGIVGLGGLGHMGVKIAHAMGAHVVLFTTSPSKIEDGKRLGADEVVISKDPEQMAQHANSFDFILNTVAAQHDLNPFITLLKLDGNMTLVGAPEHDHPAPQVFNLIFKRRSIAGSLIGGIAETQEMLDFCGEHGITSDIELIAMDQINEAYERMLKSDVKYRFVIDINTLREQPAA
- a CDS encoding DMT family transporter translates to MFAGVMFAITAGLMWGLIFVGPLLVPDYPGALQSAGRYVAFGLIALPLAWHGRRHLRKLGRADWREAVKLSLVGNLLYYAFLANAIQRTGGPVSTMIIGTLPVVIAVTANLCYGHLEGRLPWRRLFPALVMMAAGLLCVNAEELQSQGGTLDLSRYLTGIVLALLAVVCWTWYPLRNARWLRTHPDLRPSTWATAQGLVTLPMALIMYALVSVQLAWQQPDFSLPFGPRPTVFISLMLTIGLLCSWLGTLCWNAASQRLPTVLMGPLIVFEILFGLLWTFLWYQSWPPLLTVTGIVCLMAGVLWAMRIKPQPLVVSLNP
- a CDS encoding isochorismatase family protein; translation: MAQRVVVVIDMQNGVFSTPRFDRAGRSAQINRLTERADITLFIQHREGAMCEGSEAFDLLPEITQPEGAHYVTKTACDSFWQTELAALLKRLEIQEFVVCGCATDYCLDTTIKVGASAGYAITVAADAHTTADRRWVSAEALINQHNEVWSSLSIPGNVPRVLSTDEIVAEWS
- a CDS encoding transposase, with amino-acid sequence MRKSRYSEDQITNAIKASESGVKVREICEELGISEATFYSWKKKFSGLSSEEGRKIKELEEKLQNITRELQTLNSDKEMLQSVLKHFFTTNEKRQAVDFLQTTFDIGTRRSCRLLDISRSVYHYPSGTENR
- the ssb1 gene encoding single-stranded DNA-binding protein SSB1, encoding MASRGVNKVILVGNLGQDPEVRYMPNGGAVANITLATSESWRDKQTGENKEITEWHRVVLFGKLAEVAGEYLKKGSQVYIEGQLRTRKWQDQGGQERYTTEVVVNVGGTMQMLGGRQQGGNAPAGGGAQGGGNNNGWGQPQQPQGNNNQFSGGAQSRPQQQPQSAPASNNNEPPMDFDDDIPF
- the uvrA gene encoding excinuclease ABC subunit UvrA, which encodes MDKIEVRGARTHNLKNINLTIPRDKLIVVTGLSGSGKSSLAFDTLYAEGQRRYVESLSAYARQFLSLMEKPDVDHIEGLSPAISIEQKSTSHNPRSTVGTITEIHDYLRLLFARVGEPRCPDHDVPLAAQTVSQMVDQVLSQPEGRRLMLLAPVVKDRKGEHTKTLENLATQGYIRARIDGEVCDLSDPPKLELQKKHTIEVVIDRFKVRDDLATRLAESFETTLELSGGTAIVADMDDSAAEELLFSANFACPVCGYSMSELEPRLFSFNNPAGACPTCDGLGVQQYFDPDRVVQNPELSLAGGAIRGWDRRNFYYFQMLRSLAEHLDFDIEASFGSLPENVQKVILYGSGKESIEFKYINDRGDTSVRRHPFEGVLNNMERRYKETESSAVREELAKFISNRACASCEGTRLRREARHVFVENTTLPAISEMSIGHAMSFFENMKLSGQRAQIAEKILKEIGERLSFLVNVGLNYLSMSRSAETLSGGEAQRIRLASQIGAGLVGVMYVLDEPSIGLHQRDNERLLGTLIHLRDLGNTVIVVEHDEDAIRAADHVIDIGPGAGVHGGQVVAEGTVDQIMAEDASLTGQFLSGKRGIVVPEERVKGDPAKVLKITGARGNNLKDVTLTLPVGLFTCITGVSGSGKSTLINDTLFPIAQRALNGATIAEPAPYRDVAGLEHFDKVIDIDQSPIGRTPRSNPATYTGIFTPVRELFAGVPEARSRGYNPGRFSFNVRGGRCEACQGDGVLKVEMHFLPDIYVPCDQCKGKRYNRETLEVKYKGKSIHEVLEMTIEEAREFFDAVPALARKLQTLIDVGLTYIRLGQSATTLSGGEAQRVKLARELSKRGTGQTLYILDEPTTGLHFADIQQLLEVLHKLRDQGNTIVVIEHNLDVVKTADWIVDLGPEGGSGGGEILVAGTPETVADCEKSHTARFLKPLLQK